A stretch of Candidatus Acidulodesulfobacterium acidiphilum DNA encodes these proteins:
- a CDS encoding bifunctional riboflavin kinase/FAD synthetase has product MRRCKILQVLEINSAELDFKNSVVTIGSFDGIHLGHRRLMEMAKDSAAELNSVSVVLTFHPHPSRIINPEAKIKLITTFEKKTELIEEIGMDYLVYITFTPEFAAMRPDDFIKNVIVKKLNPVKIIVGHDFGFGINKSGNIALLENLSNKLGFKLEVVEPVIIDNQIVSSTLIRRLVVTGKVCAVKRFLGRDYSVHGRVVKGCGRGRQLGYPTANIIPEEELFPKDGVYVTNVGINGKLYDSITNVGSNPTFDDIERRIETYIFDFDESLYDKEIEVFFLERLREEIKFDNINELEERIKKDIELAGLILKRSYKKRHCL; this is encoded by the coding sequence ATGCGGAGGTGCAAAATATTGCAAGTTTTAGAAATAAACAGCGCCGAATTAGATTTTAAAAATTCGGTAGTTACTATAGGAAGTTTCGACGGCATTCATTTAGGACACAGAAGATTAATGGAAATGGCTAAAGATTCGGCGGCAGAGCTGAACTCGGTTTCCGTAGTTCTTACATTTCATCCGCATCCTTCCAGAATAATAAATCCCGAGGCTAAAATTAAACTTATAACTACTTTTGAAAAAAAAACAGAATTAATAGAAGAAATAGGTATGGACTACTTGGTATATATTACGTTTACTCCAGAATTCGCCGCTATGCGGCCTGATGATTTTATTAAAAACGTTATAGTAAAAAAATTAAATCCGGTAAAAATAATAGTGGGACACGATTTTGGATTCGGCATTAATAAATCCGGAAATATTGCTTTATTAGAGAATTTGTCAAATAAACTCGGTTTTAAACTTGAGGTAGTCGAACCTGTTATAATCGATAATCAAATAGTTTCAAGCACCCTTATCAGAAGATTGGTCGTGACGGGCAAGGTTTGCGCAGTAAAAAGATTTTTAGGAAGAGACTATTCGGTTCACGGCAGAGTAGTTAAGGGCTGCGGAAGAGGAAGGCAGCTTGGGTATCCTACCGCAAATATTATTCCGGAGGAAGAATTATTTCCTAAAGACGGAGTTTATGTTACAAACGTAGGGATAAACGGAAAACTTTACGATTCAATTACCAACGTCGGTTCAAATCCTACTTTTGACGATATCGAAAGAAGAATAGAGACCTATATATTTGATTTCGACGAGAGTTTATACGACAAAGAAATAGAAGTTTTCTTCCTTGAAAGATTAAGGGAAGAGATAAAGTTTGACAATATAAACGAACTTGAAGAGAGAATTAAAAAAGACATAGAACTTGCGGGTTTAATTTTAAAAAGAAGTTATAAAAAAAGACACTGCCTTTGA
- a CDS encoding HAMP domain-containing histidine kinase: MKRQKTKKFKIFILNAIVGFIILTVGFFAYAALDMFGMIRSSGTSGAAYSLKQSRMVFFNGNSGIKLAYPSLSGTFGGTFFYFIFILAVLFAAAAIIFMYVYFYRLIEVNDNTEKSLRSLEKNILEIPSTIIHEIKGNINSIMINSRILTEKIKNSEFNKKDDIAKTGYVIEDEISKIAFTIDDILKFTKDLDLNLEEVNLSSLILEAYEAVKDGFSMKEIKFFSSVDKNINIFMDKDLMVQVFKNLILNAAESYGGKNGEVLIHSSYILNKVCLTVEDYGCGIEKKELNKIFEPFFTTKKNGVGLGLALIKRIADAHKFDINIESRIGVGTKVSLIMKEIQ; this comes from the coding sequence ATGAAGCGTCAAAAAACAAAAAAATTTAAAATTTTTATTTTAAACGCTATCGTCGGATTTATTATTTTAACTGTCGGTTTTTTTGCATATGCGGCGTTAGACATGTTCGGTATGATTCGTTCTTCCGGAACTTCAGGTGCGGCGTACTCATTAAAACAATCCCGCATGGTTTTTTTTAACGGAAACAGCGGGATAAAACTTGCATATCCTTCATTGTCGGGTACTTTCGGCGGAACTTTTTTTTATTTCATTTTTATTTTAGCCGTTTTATTTGCCGCCGCCGCCATAATTTTTATGTATGTATATTTTTATAGGCTGATTGAAGTTAATGATAATACGGAGAAATCGTTAAGATCTCTAGAAAAAAATATTCTTGAAATACCTTCTACCATTATCCATGAGATTAAAGGCAACATAAATTCTATTATGATTAACTCCAGAATATTGACGGAAAAGATTAAAAATTCGGAATTTAATAAAAAAGACGATATAGCTAAAACAGGATATGTCATAGAAGACGAAATATCGAAAATAGCTTTTACTATTGACGACATACTTAAGTTTACAAAAGATTTAGATTTAAATTTAGAAGAGGTTAATCTTTCCTCATTAATACTTGAAGCATACGAAGCGGTTAAAGACGGATTTTCAATGAAAGAAATTAAATTCTTTTCTTCCGTCGATAAAAACATAAATATCTTTATGGATAAAGATTTAATGGTTCAAGTTTTTAAAAATTTGATATTAAATGCCGCAGAGTCGTACGGCGGCAAAAACGGAGAAGTTTTAATACATTCTTCTTATATCTTAAATAAAGTTTGTTTAACGGTTGAAGACTATGGGTGCGGCATTGAAAAAAAAGAGTTAAATAAAATTTTTGAACCTTTTTTTACGACGAAAAAAAACGGCGTAGGACTCGGTCTTGCCCTGATTAAAAGAATAGCCGACGCTCATAAATTCGATATAAATATTGAATCCCGCATAGGTGTTGGAACGAAGGTTTCTTTAATTATGAAAGAAATTCAGTAA
- a CDS encoding sigma-54-dependent Fis family transcriptional regulator, with protein MKLSDRKSVNILIVEDEDASRNGLVEYFNLKGYKVFSADRLKSAFEILNSSAELENNKDKIDIIITDLKLPDGTGLELLKSIKEGLNQNAEVIIATGFSSVKTAVEAIKLGAYDYITKPVNLEELDLLISRIISNKNLIDELNILKNRLDEKYNFGNLITSSRKMIETVDTAISVSGTNSTVLIEGESGTGKELLANIIVNNSKRKNKSFVKVNCAALSETVLENELFGHEKGAYTGADSLYKGRFEIADGGTIFLDEIGEISLKTQTKILRVLQEKEFERVGGSKTIKIDIRIIAASQDITKKVSNGEFRKDLYYRLNVINLNLIPLRERKEDIPLLVKRFLSDFAEENGKKITGLNKEVFDILLNYDYPGNVRELKNIIEYMTAVSKGSVIDESSIPDYLKKINQKKETYSDSGGKDFIKIPFGISLEDAENIIIKKTLEINGFNKAKTANDLKIGLKTVYRKLEKN; from the coding sequence ATGAAATTGTCCGATAGAAAATCCGTCAATATATTAATAGTCGAAGACGAGGATGCTTCGAGGAACGGTCTTGTCGAGTATTTCAACCTTAAGGGCTATAAAGTTTTTTCGGCCGACCGTCTCAAATCCGCGTTTGAAATTTTAAACTCTTCAGCCGAATTAGAAAACAATAAAGATAAAATAGACATTATAATTACCGATCTTAAACTTCCCGACGGAACGGGATTGGAATTATTAAAATCTATAAAAGAAGGCTTAAATCAAAATGCCGAAGTTATAATAGCTACCGGTTTCAGTTCGGTCAAAACGGCGGTAGAAGCTATTAAACTTGGTGCTTACGATTATATAACCAAACCGGTAAATCTTGAAGAACTAGATCTGCTGATAAGCCGTATAATATCCAATAAAAACCTCATAGATGAATTAAATATTCTTAAAAACAGGCTTGACGAAAAATATAATTTCGGTAACCTTATAACGTCTTCAAGAAAAATGATAGAAACCGTCGATACCGCAATCTCGGTATCCGGTACTAATTCTACCGTTCTTATAGAAGGAGAATCCGGTACCGGCAAAGAACTCCTTGCCAACATAATAGTTAATAATTCTAAAAGAAAAAATAAATCTTTCGTTAAAGTAAATTGCGCGGCGCTTTCAGAGACTGTTTTGGAAAACGAACTTTTCGGACACGAAAAAGGGGCATATACAGGCGCGGATTCCTTATATAAGGGAAGATTTGAAATTGCCGACGGCGGAACTATATTTCTTGACGAAATAGGGGAAATTTCTTTAAAAACGCAGACTAAAATATTGCGGGTTTTACAGGAAAAAGAGTTTGAAAGAGTCGGGGGCAGCAAAACTATTAAAATAGATATAAGGATAATAGCCGCATCGCAAGATATAACCAAAAAGGTTTCTAACGGCGAATTTAGGAAAGATTTATATTACAGGCTTAACGTAATAAACCTTAATCTTATACCTTTAAGGGAAAGAAAGGAAGATATACCGCTTCTGGTTAAGCGTTTTTTAAGCGATTTTGCCGAGGAAAACGGAAAAAAAATTACGGGATTAAACAAAGAAGTTTTCGATATTTTATTAAATTACGATTATCCGGGCAACGTCAGGGAGCTTAAAAATATTATAGAATACATGACGGCGGTTTCTAAGGGTTCGGTTATAGACGAATCGTCCATACCCGATTATTTAAAGAAAATAAATCAAAAAAAGGAAACCTATTCGGACTCAGGCGGTAAAGATTTTATAAAGATTCCATTTGGAATTAGCTTAGAAGACGCCGAAAATATTATCATAAAAAAGACGCTCGAAATAAACGGATTTAATAAGGCAAAAACCGCAAATGACTTAAAAATAGGTTTAAAAACCGTTTACAGGAAATTAGAAAAAAATTAA
- a CDS encoding tetratricopeptide repeat protein, producing the protein MHKRKKGEYGVLYIAEKKRLITAAYLCIALFFILFNVIYFTKKTDAASLTRTSLKSETVFNAAAGYINYYGGNYGSAVKYFKREPSSYFQKPYLNYITALLYFKQSKYKKALKYIDTALKLLYKSNGSGKLSSANINYLILKAKIEAGGDNMKGAVTILKSILNKNPYSLKTLLFIANIYIYENNLKTAVFYLNAAKMQHPGNIDSYYLLSKIYSVLNEKNNAEKNLISLIGIDPYFKKAYFRLAALYILDGKIKKAAGIFDKYLKIDPYSKTALYQSAILEYTQKEYSKARKRFLDFIDVSADKKNNFRLKNNAYFFIGISYILEKKYKKGLSFLGMLKPGRHYIDAKLETMEIYISRYKKTNKTKYKKYIISTISKMLNDIKIKKNLKFYYFSAIALSEMKDYNLAELVIKKGLFKFKNNTALLYELGSVYHYLKADRKAAAVMKKILKINPYDASALNYLGYYLAVKNKDIKTAEKLIKKALSYDKGSPFIIDSLGFVYYREGKYDKALKLFKTALKRLGKSPTVLKHTGMDYLKLKNYKKAIEYFNKSYKMKKTTQVKKYIDELKKIH; encoded by the coding sequence ATGCATAAAAGGAAAAAAGGGGAATACGGAGTTCTTTATATTGCTGAAAAAAAACGTTTGATAACTGCGGCTTATTTATGTATTGCGCTATTTTTCATTCTTTTTAACGTAATATATTTTACTAAAAAGACCGATGCGGCAAGTCTTACAAGAACGTCTTTAAAATCGGAAACCGTATTTAACGCCGCGGCAGGTTATATTAATTATTACGGCGGAAATTACGGTTCTGCCGTAAAATATTTTAAAAGAGAGCCTTCGTCCTATTTCCAAAAACCTTATTTAAATTATATAACGGCGCTTTTATATTTTAAACAGTCGAAATATAAAAAAGCATTAAAATATATAGATACGGCTTTAAAACTACTATATAAAAGCAACGGTTCCGGAAAATTATCGTCAGCTAATATTAATTATTTGATTCTAAAAGCAAAAATAGAAGCCGGCGGAGACAATATGAAAGGCGCGGTAACTATACTTAAAAGTATTTTAAATAAAAACCCTTACAGCCTAAAAACACTTCTATTCATTGCCAATATTTATATATATGAAAATAATTTGAAAACCGCTGTTTTTTATCTTAACGCGGCAAAAATGCAGCATCCGGGCAATATAGATTCATATTACCTGCTGTCAAAAATATATTCCGTATTAAACGAAAAAAATAATGCCGAAAAAAATCTTATAAGCCTCATCGGTATAGACCCTTATTTTAAAAAAGCATATTTCAGGCTTGCGGCTCTTTACATATTGGATGGAAAAATAAAAAAAGCCGCCGGCATTTTCGATAAATATTTAAAAATAGATCCCTATTCTAAAACGGCGCTTTATCAATCTGCGATATTAGAATACACACAAAAAGAATATTCGAAGGCTAGAAAAAGATTTTTAGATTTTATCGACGTATCCGCAGACAAGAAAAATAATTTCAGGCTGAAAAATAACGCATATTTTTTTATCGGAATTTCATATATATTAGAAAAAAAATATAAAAAAGGGCTTTCGTTTCTGGGTATGCTCAAACCCGGCAGGCATTACATAGACGCTAAACTTGAAACTATGGAAATATACATTAGCCGTTACAAAAAAACGAATAAAACGAAATATAAAAAATATATAATTTCGACTATATCTAAAATGCTTAACGATATTAAAATTAAAAAAAATTTAAAATTTTATTATTTTTCGGCAATAGCCCTGTCGGAAATGAAGGATTATAACCTTGCTGAACTTGTAATAAAAAAAGGTTTATTTAAATTTAAAAACAATACGGCTCTTTTGTATGAATTAGGTTCGGTATATCATTATCTTAAGGCAGATAGAAAAGCCGCCGCCGTTATGAAAAAAATATTAAAAATAAACCCGTACGATGCCTCCGCACTTAACTATTTAGGATATTACCTCGCGGTAAAAAATAAGGATATCAAAACGGCAGAAAAATTGATTAAAAAAGCTCTGTCATACGATAAAGGCTCCCCCTTTATAATCGACAGTCTTGGATTTGTATATTACAGAGAAGGAAAATACGATAAAGCGCTTAAACTATTCAAAACCGCCCTTAAAAGGCTCGGCAAGTCTCCGACCGTTTTAAAACATACGGGCATGGATTATTTAAAGTTGAAAAACTACAAGAAAGCTATAGAATATTTCAATAAATCCTATAAAATGAAGAAAACGACGCAGGTAAAAAAATATATAGACGAATTAAAAAAAATTCATTAA
- a CDS encoding TlyA family RNA methyltransferase: MKKIRLDILLAEPSSGYDLTRSKAAALIMEGMVSVNGLKCVKPGTQVEIDSLIEIKKNNPYVSRGGLKLKCALSDFKIDATGKRIIDIGASTGGFTDCLLKEGADFAFCIDVGYGQLHYSLRNNPKIKNLENTDIKTLPFEKIGEEVDIAVCDASFTSLTKIIPYILKFVKNEGIMLFLIKPQFETENKKNIKKGIVKDDKIHELVINKIIDFSKNLNLGVLGVKKSCIKGKKGNTEFFILLKKNV, encoded by the coding sequence GTGAAAAAAATAAGATTAGATATTCTTCTTGCTGAACCTTCGTCGGGATACGACTTAACGAGAAGCAAGGCGGCGGCGCTTATAATGGAAGGTATGGTAAGCGTTAACGGTTTAAAATGCGTCAAGCCCGGAACGCAGGTTGAAATAGACAGTTTAATAGAAATTAAAAAAAACAATCCTTACGTATCGCGCGGAGGATTAAAGCTGAAATGCGCACTGTCGGATTTTAAAATAGACGCAACTGGTAAGAGAATAATAGATATAGGAGCTTCTACCGGAGGTTTCACGGATTGCCTACTAAAAGAAGGTGCGGATTTTGCATTCTGCATCGACGTAGGTTATGGACAGCTTCATTATTCTTTAAGAAACAATCCAAAAATTAAAAATTTGGAAAATACCGACATTAAAACTCTTCCTTTTGAAAAGATAGGAGAAGAAGTAGATATTGCGGTATGCGATGCATCTTTTACGTCGCTTACTAAAATTATCCCGTATATATTAAAATTTGTTAAAAATGAAGGCATAATGCTTTTTTTAATAAAACCGCAATTTGAAACAGAAAACAAAAAAAATATTAAAAAAGGTATAGTAAAAGACGATAAAATACACGAATTAGTAATTAATAAAATAATAGATTTTTCAAAAAATTTGAATCTCGGCGTATTGGGAGTAAAAAAATCATGCATAAAAGGAAAAAAGGGGAATACGGAGTTCTTTATATTGCTGAAAAAAAACGTTTGA
- the dxs gene encoding 1-deoxy-D-xylulose-5-phosphate synthase — MILEKIKKPNDVKDLNINELELLSDELRKEIISVCSGNGGHIASSLGVVELTVALIKSFDFENTDKIIWDVGHQSYPYKILTGRKEKFNTLRKLGGISGFPSISESRYDYFGTGHAGTSISAALGMSVAKDLKNDTEKNGRIIAVIGDASISNGLALEGLNNAGSLKKDVIVILNDNEMSISKNVGAISNYLNKIMSGNFYQGLRKEIEKMLKSIPLFGLQVAKLASKFEESFKNLIAPGIIFEELGFTYVGPIDGHNFQHLLDSFDNIKKLKKPILLHVITKKGKGYEPAEKNPSIFHGISAFDKNTGLTLKKSGNVSYGETASNFLADMASDNSDIIAVTAAMPDGTGLSRFSKLFPDRFFDVGIAEEHAVTFAAGAASNGLKPFVFIYSTFLQRSLDQIIHDVCLQNLPVVFCIDRAGIAGEDGATHQGIFDISFLNYIPNLIFMSPRNEYELMRMVKSSLVYGKPVAIRYPKAETPYFELPKKESVAVLTEGEFEILLDAVNFKNIVISIGAPHTSILNKILKIFNENNARTPENLISLIDARFISPISAELINKIKNAEKIMTVEENVEFSGFGAKILTLLSRQTNLNSLEYKIVSLGSDFIEHGSRSELLALKGFSEESLSDTIKAFFISDGEKNKIRYSSC, encoded by the coding sequence ATGATACTGGAAAAAATAAAAAAACCGAACGACGTAAAAGACTTAAATATAAATGAGCTTGAACTGCTTTCGGACGAACTTAGGAAAGAAATAATTTCCGTATGCTCCGGTAACGGCGGACACATTGCGTCGAGTCTCGGCGTCGTCGAACTTACGGTTGCGCTTATAAAATCTTTCGATTTCGAAAACACAGACAAGATTATATGGGACGTCGGACACCAGTCTTATCCTTATAAAATTCTTACGGGAAGAAAAGAAAAATTTAATACATTAAGAAAATTAGGCGGTATATCGGGTTTTCCGTCAATATCGGAAAGCAGATACGATTATTTCGGCACTGGCCATGCAGGTACGTCTATATCCGCCGCGCTCGGCATGAGCGTGGCAAAAGATTTAAAAAACGATACGGAAAAGAACGGAAGAATTATAGCCGTCATAGGAGACGCTTCAATTTCAAACGGACTGGCTCTCGAAGGCTTAAATAATGCAGGCTCGTTAAAAAAAGACGTCATAGTTATACTTAACGATAACGAGATGTCGATATCTAAAAACGTTGGAGCTATTTCTAATTATTTGAATAAAATAATGAGCGGTAATTTTTATCAGGGCTTAAGAAAAGAAATAGAAAAAATGTTGAAATCTATCCCTTTGTTCGGCTTACAAGTGGCAAAACTTGCGTCTAAATTCGAAGAATCTTTCAAAAATCTTATAGCGCCGGGTATTATCTTTGAAGAACTAGGTTTTACTTACGTCGGACCTATAGACGGGCATAACTTCCAGCATCTGCTCGATTCTTTCGACAACATAAAAAAATTAAAAAAACCGATACTGCTTCATGTTATAACAAAAAAAGGAAAAGGTTACGAACCTGCGGAAAAAAATCCGTCGATATTTCACGGGATTTCAGCTTTTGATAAAAACACGGGTTTAACTTTAAAAAAATCCGGCAACGTTTCATACGGCGAAACGGCTTCCAACTTTCTTGCAGATATGGCATCGGATAACTCCGATATAATAGCCGTAACGGCGGCAATGCCTGATGGAACAGGGCTTTCAAGATTTTCAAAACTTTTTCCCGACAGATTTTTTGACGTCGGCATAGCCGAAGAACACGCCGTAACGTTTGCTGCAGGCGCCGCATCTAACGGATTAAAACCTTTTGTTTTTATATATTCTACATTTCTTCAGCGCTCTTTAGACCAGATAATACACGATGTCTGTCTGCAAAATCTTCCCGTCGTTTTCTGTATAGACAGAGCAGGAATTGCCGGAGAAGACGGCGCAACCCATCAAGGAATATTCGACATATCTTTTTTAAACTACATACCCAACCTAATTTTTATGTCGCCGAGAAACGAATATGAACTTATGCGTATGGTTAAAAGCTCTTTGGTATATGGAAAACCGGTCGCTATAAGATACCCAAAAGCAGAAACTCCTTATTTTGAACTTCCTAAAAAAGAAAGCGTTGCGGTTTTAACCGAAGGAGAATTTGAGATATTGCTTGATGCAGTCAACTTTAAAAATATAGTAATAAGTATAGGCGCGCCGCATACTTCAATATTAAATAAAATACTTAAAATATTTAACGAAAATAATGCCCGAACCCCCGAAAATTTAATCAGTCTTATAGACGCAAGGTTTATTTCGCCTATTTCCGCCGAATTAATAAATAAAATTAAAAATGCGGAAAAAATAATGACCGTAGAAGAAAATGTAGAGTTTTCGGGTTTTGGAGCAAAAATTTTAACTTTGTTAAGCCGGCAAACTAACTTGAATTCATTAGAATATAAAATAGTATCTCTCGGCTCCGATTTCATAGAACACGGATCGCGGTCAGAGCTTCTTGCTTTAAAAGGATTTTCGGAGGAAAGTTTATCGGATACAATAAAAGCTTTTTTTATCTCAGACGGTGAAAAAAATAAGATTAGATATTCTTCTTGCTGA
- a CDS encoding polyprenyl synthetase family protein has product MTGLPLYIETNKKLIDIFIKDHFKKMGYGKKFPHNKFSLPDTMLYTLTTPGKRIRPIMVMLTAESLGFSDKKKLLPFASSIELIHSYSLIHDDLPSMDNDSLRRGKPTSHIVFGEASAILAGDALLAEAFAMLSDKNYCGWLEPEKTLSIIRELAYASGAGGLVEGQFHDVDSFGKLLNPEQIEYINEKKTASLISAACAVGAILSGKDEPAVLEFKRFGLNLGLAFQAVDDILGILGNEEVIGKTAGIDKINRKSTFAEQMGIEKTKELIKEYNEIALSSIEKTGAEKTLLIELINYLTDRIN; this is encoded by the coding sequence ATGACCGGCCTGCCTTTATATATAGAAACCAATAAAAAATTAATAGATATCTTCATTAAAGACCATTTTAAAAAAATGGGTTACGGAAAAAAATTTCCGCATAATAAATTTTCCCTTCCGGATACAATGTTATATACTCTTACTACGCCGGGCAAAAGAATAAGGCCTATTATGGTTATGCTTACGGCTGAAAGCCTCGGTTTTTCCGATAAAAAAAAACTGCTTCCTTTCGCATCTTCTATTGAACTTATTCACTCGTATTCTTTAATACACGACGATCTGCCTTCAATGGACAACGACAGCCTAAGGAGAGGGAAACCTACAAGCCACATAGTATTCGGCGAAGCTTCCGCAATACTTGCAGGCGACGCTCTTCTTGCGGAAGCTTTCGCCATGCTTTCCGATAAAAATTACTGCGGATGGCTGGAACCGGAAAAAACGTTAAGTATAATCAGGGAACTTGCATACGCCTCCGGAGCAGGAGGTCTTGTCGAAGGGCAGTTTCATGACGTCGATTCTTTCGGCAAACTTTTGAATCCCGAACAAATAGAATACATCAACGAAAAAAAAACGGCGTCGCTTATTTCGGCTGCTTGCGCCGTGGGTGCAATTTTGTCCGGAAAAGACGAACCGGCAGTATTAGAATTTAAAAGATTCGGATTAAATTTAGGATTAGCTTTTCAAGCCGTAGACGATATTCTCGGTATTTTAGGAAACGAAGAGGTTATAGGAAAAACGGCGGGCATCGACAAAATAAACCGCAAATCCACCTTCGCCGAACAAATGGGCATTGAAAAAACTAAAGAGCTTATTAAAGAATACAACGAAATAGCGCTATCGTCTATAGAAAAAACAGGCGCCGAAAAGACATTGCTTATAGAATTAATAAATTATCTTACCGACAGGATAAATTAA
- the xseB gene encoding exodeoxyribonuclease VII small subunit: MENINTSEKKINNLTFEEALKKLEENVLTLEKGDIGLDESIKIYEDGIKYSDYLLQRLDSAEKRIEELSAKNAEKDKQSFGVENLNI, encoded by the coding sequence ATGGAAAATATTAATACTTCCGAAAAAAAAATAAACAACTTGACATTTGAAGAAGCGCTTAAAAAATTAGAGGAAAACGTCCTAACCCTCGAAAAAGGCGATATAGGATTAGACGAATCCATAAAAATTTACGAAGACGGAATAAAATATTCGGATTATCTTCTCCAAAGACTTGATTCTGCGGAAAAAAGAATAGAGGAATTAAGCGCAAAAAACGCCGAAAAAGATAAACAGTCTTTCGGCGTCGAAAATTTAAATATATGA
- a CDS encoding DUF4388 domain-containing protein translates to MDIKGNITNLELFDVLKFLEISKKTGVLNLRFENFAAKLFIKEGKLYFLSISDNNILEKLAVKLLDMGKKDYLQILEKYRTYYKTTAGFDIYFFKSESIPKSKENEFTSSYISETLNYILFLTNGEFAFDEKPLPDIINFANPMDLSPILTECKKRRDELSVISKVIPSKNYIPSVVTNRSGNIRPLSLTPTVWNVLSLVDGKKSINQILSLTVENDFFVLKTLYNLLQSGYIKVDPPHNEHLNRQELINSVKKVLKEQLGNKAEKVPVDYNVLNSGDKQALTKTIQDIERYVYMFIDDKKAAKIDYLLKQMLMNSI, encoded by the coding sequence ATGGACATAAAAGGAAACATAACAAATCTGGAACTTTTCGACGTTTTGAAATTTCTGGAAATTTCAAAAAAAACGGGAGTATTAAATTTAAGATTCGAAAATTTTGCCGCTAAACTTTTCATTAAAGAAGGCAAGCTTTATTTTCTGTCGATTTCCGATAACAATATTCTGGAAAAATTAGCGGTAAAACTTCTGGATATGGGCAAAAAAGACTATCTTCAGATATTAGAAAAATACCGTACTTATTATAAAACTACTGCAGGTTTCGACATATATTTTTTTAAATCGGAGTCTATTCCAAAATCTAAAGAAAACGAATTTACTTCAAGTTATATATCGGAGACTTTAAATTATATACTATTCTTAACCAACGGAGAATTCGCGTTCGATGAAAAGCCTTTGCCCGATATAATAAATTTTGCAAATCCTATGGATCTGTCGCCTATTTTAACCGAATGCAAAAAAAGGCGCGATGAATTATCCGTGATTTCTAAAGTCATACCTTCGAAAAATTATATTCCTTCGGTAGTTACTAACAGAAGCGGAAATATACGGCCGCTGTCTCTTACTCCCACGGTATGGAACGTTCTTTCTTTGGTGGACGGAAAAAAAAGCATAAATCAGATTCTTTCTTTGACCGTAGAAAACGATTTTTTTGTTCTTAAAACTCTCTATAATTTACTGCAGAGCGGATATATAAAAGTCGATCCACCTCATAACGAACATTTAAACAGGCAGGAATTAATAAATTCCGTTAAAAAGGTACTTAAGGAGCAGTTAGGAAATAAAGCCGAAAAAGTACCCGTCGATTATAATGTTTTAAATAGCGGAGACAAACAGGCGCTTACTAAAACTATTCAGGATATAGAAAGATACGTTTATATGTTTATAGACGATAAGAAAGCGGCGAAAATAGACTATCTTTTAAAGCAGATGCTGATGAACTCAATATGA